One genomic window of Pseudomonas chlororaphis subsp. piscium includes the following:
- the groL gene encoding chaperonin GroEL (60 kDa chaperone family; promotes refolding of misfolded polypeptides especially under stressful conditions; forms two stacked rings of heptamers to form a barrel-shaped 14mer; ends can be capped by GroES; misfolded proteins enter the barrel where they are refolded when GroES binds), producing the protein MAAKEVKFGDSARKKMLTGVNVLADAVKATLGPKGRNVIIEKSFGAPTITKDGVSVAKEIELKDRFENMGAQLVKDVASRANDDAGDGTTTATVLAQSIVNEGLKAVAAGMNPMDLKRGIDKATIAIVKELKGLSKPCADSKAIAQVGTISANSDNSIGDIIAEAMEKVGKEGVITVEEGSGLENELSVVEGMQFDRGYLSPYFINKPDTMVAELDGPLILLVDKKISNIREMLPVLEAVAKAGRPLLIVAEDVEGEALATLVVNNMRGIVKVAAVKAPGFGDRRKAMLQDIAVLTGGTVISEEIGLSLESTTLEHLGNAKRVILSKENTTIIDGAGVEADIQARVTQIRQQVADTSSDYDREKLQERLAKLSGGVAVIKVGAGSEVEMKEKKARVEDALHATRAAVEEGVVPGGGVALIRALQGINDLKGDNADQDVGIAVLRRAIEAPLRQIVANSGDEPSVVVDKVKQGSGNFGYNAATSEYGDMIEMGILDPTKVTRSALQAASSIGGLILTTEAAVAEIAEDKPAAGGMPDMGGMGGMGGMM; encoded by the coding sequence ATGGCTGCTAAAGAAGTTAAATTCGGCGACTCCGCCCGCAAGAAAATGCTCACCGGCGTTAACGTCCTGGCTGACGCGGTAAAAGCGACCCTGGGCCCGAAAGGCCGTAACGTGATCATCGAGAAGAGCTTCGGCGCTCCGACCATCACCAAGGACGGCGTTTCCGTCGCCAAAGAAATCGAGCTGAAAGATCGCTTCGAAAACATGGGCGCGCAGCTGGTAAAAGACGTTGCTTCCCGTGCCAACGATGACGCCGGCGACGGTACCACCACCGCCACCGTACTGGCTCAGTCGATCGTCAACGAAGGCCTGAAAGCCGTTGCTGCCGGCATGAACCCGATGGACCTGAAGCGCGGCATCGACAAGGCGACCATCGCCATCGTCAAAGAGCTCAAAGGTCTGTCCAAGCCATGCGCCGATTCCAAGGCCATCGCTCAGGTTGGCACCATCTCCGCCAACTCCGACAACTCCATCGGCGACATCATTGCCGAAGCCATGGAAAAAGTCGGTAAAGAAGGCGTGATCACCGTTGAAGAAGGCTCGGGCCTGGAAAACGAACTGTCTGTCGTTGAAGGCATGCAGTTCGACCGTGGCTACCTGTCCCCTTACTTCATCAACAAGCCGGACACCATGGTCGCCGAGCTCGACGGCCCGCTGATCCTGCTGGTGGACAAGAAGATCTCCAACATCCGCGAAATGCTGCCAGTGCTGGAAGCCGTTGCCAAAGCCGGCCGCCCACTGCTGATCGTGGCTGAAGACGTTGAAGGCGAAGCCCTGGCGACTCTGGTTGTGAACAACATGCGTGGCATCGTCAAAGTCGCTGCCGTCAAGGCACCAGGCTTCGGCGACCGTCGCAAGGCCATGCTGCAGGACATCGCCGTCCTGACCGGCGGTACCGTTATCTCCGAAGAGATCGGCCTGAGCCTGGAAAGCACCACCCTGGAGCACCTGGGTAACGCCAAGCGCGTGATCCTGTCCAAAGAAAACACCACCATCATCGACGGTGCTGGCGTTGAAGCGGACATTCAGGCTCGTGTGACCCAGATCCGTCAACAAGTGGCCGACACTTCGTCCGACTACGACCGTGAAAAACTGCAAGAGCGTCTGGCCAAGCTGTCCGGCGGCGTTGCGGTGATCAAGGTTGGCGCCGGTTCCGAAGTTGAAATGAAAGAGAAGAAAGCCCGCGTTGAAGACGCCCTGCACGCTACCCGTGCAGCCGTTGAAGAAGGCGTGGTACCTGGCGGTGGCGTGGCCCTGATCCGTGCTCTGCAAGGCATCAACGACCTGAAAGGCGACAACGCCGATCAGGACGTGGGTATTGCAGTTCTGCGTCGCGCTATTGAAGCGCCTCTGCGCCAGATCGTTGCCAACTCTGGCGACGAGCCAAGCGTAGTGGTCGACAAGGTCAAGCAGGGTTCGGGTAACTTCGGTTACAACGCTGCCACCAGCGAATACGGCGACATGATCGAAATGGGCATCCTGGACCCAACCAAGGTGACCCGTTCGGCGCTGCAAGCGGCATCCTCCATCGGCGGTCTGATCCTGACCACCGAAGCGGCTGTTGCTGAAATCGCTGAAGACAAGCCTGCAGCTGGCGGTATGCCAGACATGGGCGGCATGGGTGGCATGGGCGGCATGATGTAA
- a CDS encoding HugZ family protein, with amino-acid sequence MSVEAAKHARELLLKEYRGVLSTHSKAMPGFPFGSVVPYCLDEQGRPLILISRIAQHTHNLQKDPKCSLLVGEREAEDVQAVGRLTYLAEAEKLEDAAAIEAAAERYYRYFPESQNYHKAHDFDFWLLKPVRHRYIGGFGAIHWIDQVTLANPFAGKAELSMVEHMNSDHAKAIAHYVDLAGLPKTAAAQLAGIDTEGMHLRIDQGLYWLPFPSPCNTPTQVREALVFLAHAEQWPKNAGAEA; translated from the coding sequence TTGAGCGTTGAAGCTGCGAAGCATGCACGAGAATTACTGCTCAAGGAATACCGTGGCGTGCTGTCGACGCACTCCAAGGCCATGCCGGGTTTTCCCTTCGGCTCGGTGGTTCCTTATTGCCTGGACGAGCAGGGGCGGCCACTGATCCTGATCAGCCGCATTGCCCAGCACACCCACAACCTGCAGAAGGATCCCAAGTGTTCGCTGCTGGTGGGCGAGCGCGAAGCCGAGGACGTCCAGGCGGTGGGACGCCTGACCTATCTGGCCGAAGCCGAAAAGCTCGAGGACGCCGCGGCGATCGAGGCGGCCGCCGAACGCTACTACCGGTATTTCCCGGAGTCGCAGAATTATCACAAGGCCCACGATTTCGATTTCTGGCTGCTCAAGCCGGTACGTCATCGCTACATCGGCGGCTTTGGCGCGATCCACTGGATCGACCAGGTGACGCTGGCCAATCCGTTCGCCGGCAAGGCCGAGCTGAGCATGGTCGAACACATGAACAGCGATCACGCCAAGGCGATTGCCCATTACGTGGATCTGGCCGGCCTGCCGAAAACGGCTGCGGCGCAGCTGGCCGGCATCGATACCGAAGGCATGCACCTGCGGATCGACCAGGGGTTGTACTGGCTGCCGTTCCCAAGCCCTTGTAATACGCCGACACAAGTGCGCGAGGCCTTGGTTTTTCTGGCTCACGCCGAGCAATGGCCGAAAAATGCCGGGGCCGAGGCTTGA
- a CDS encoding sensor histidine kinase gives MEFKQSLSQRIIIAFALMSALVAGAFALGIVATVHLVEEKLISAGLGGDLQRLLLMDNVSDWSHRPEPDQLFYFSGGRGDFELPKDLRHLDPGFHEVFREQLSYHAMVEVVDGRRYVLLQDQSDFEERERVLFAVVLVGFVLSLALAVFLGWVLARRVMAPVVRLARQVRHRDQLLGLAPPLAPDYAADEVGELAVAFDATLGRLRQALNRERLFTSDVSHELRTPLMVLASSCELLLENPAIDQRGRAQVERIARACGEMRELVQTFLMLARAQREDGGMSPQTTLSQVADDLMGLWGEPIRQKGLELIFDAGQPLDTRYNATFLHAVMGNLLRNALHYTEQGFIRLSLEPCGFVVEDSGVGIPEEKREAMFEPFVRGNEKRGEGLGLGLSLVQRICEDQGWSVSLSTMEPNGCRFHVELNRRTA, from the coding sequence ATGGAGTTTAAGCAAAGCCTTTCCCAGCGGATCATCATCGCCTTTGCGCTGATGAGTGCGCTGGTCGCTGGAGCCTTCGCCCTGGGTATCGTGGCGACGGTGCACCTGGTGGAAGAGAAGCTGATTTCCGCGGGCCTGGGGGGCGACCTTCAGCGTCTGCTGTTGATGGACAACGTTTCCGACTGGAGCCACCGTCCCGAGCCGGACCAGCTGTTTTACTTCAGCGGCGGGCGTGGCGACTTCGAGTTGCCCAAGGATCTGCGGCATCTGGATCCGGGCTTTCATGAAGTGTTCCGCGAACAGCTGTCGTATCACGCCATGGTCGAAGTGGTCGACGGCCGGCGCTACGTGCTGCTGCAGGATCAGAGCGATTTCGAAGAGCGCGAACGGGTGCTTTTCGCGGTGGTGCTGGTGGGTTTCGTGCTGAGCCTGGCCTTGGCGGTGTTCCTCGGCTGGGTACTGGCGCGCCGGGTCATGGCGCCAGTGGTGAGGCTGGCGCGTCAGGTGCGGCATCGCGACCAGTTGCTGGGGCTGGCGCCGCCATTGGCACCGGACTACGCGGCTGACGAAGTAGGGGAGTTGGCGGTGGCCTTCGACGCCACCCTGGGGCGATTGCGCCAGGCCCTGAATCGCGAGCGCCTGTTCACCAGCGATGTCAGTCACGAACTGCGTACGCCGCTGATGGTGCTGGCCAGCTCCTGCGAGCTGTTGCTGGAAAACCCGGCGATCGATCAGCGCGGTCGAGCCCAGGTCGAGCGCATCGCCCGGGCGTGCGGCGAAATGCGCGAGCTGGTGCAGACCTTCCTGATGCTGGCCCGCGCCCAGCGTGAAGACGGCGGCATGTCGCCCCAGACGACCTTGAGCCAGGTGGCCGATGACCTGATGGGGCTGTGGGGCGAACCGATCCGGCAAAAGGGCCTGGAGCTGATCTTCGACGCCGGCCAACCGCTGGACACCCGCTATAACGCCACTTTCCTGCACGCGGTGATGGGCAACCTGCTGCGTAACGCCCTGCACTACACCGAGCAGGGCTTCATTCGCTTGAGCCTGGAGCCCTGCGGCTTTGTGGTCGAGGACAGCGGTGTGGGCATTCCCGAGGAGAAACGCGAGGCGATGTTCGAGCCTTTCGTGCGTGGCAACGAGAAGCGCGGCGAGGGCCTGGGCCTGGGCCTGTCGCTGGTGCAGCGGATCTGCGAGGACCAGGGCTGGAGCGTCAGCCTCAGCACCATGGAGCCCAACGGCTGCCGGTTTCATGTCGAGTTGAACCGTCGCACGGCATGA
- a CDS encoding phosphatase PAP2 family protein, with the protein MAPTLARPTSRALNWWICLGIPALAAVILLLLELTTLDMDLAKYFYDPAAGDFIGSHSYFLENILHDRAKQLVIVFSVLAIVGFIGAFFVRRLRPFKRELGCLVLSLGLATAFVTPVKAVTAVQCPWSLKEFGGKETYSELLSPRPATNKPGRCWPGGHAATGFTLFALFFVLRDRRPRLARKALVFAFALGTVFSVGRMLQGAHFFSHNVWTAIFCWLICLGAYYFILYRPAGKAEPVMETEAVKA; encoded by the coding sequence ATGGCTCCGACCCTTGCCCGCCCCACCTCCAGAGCACTGAACTGGTGGATCTGCCTGGGCATACCCGCCCTTGCCGCCGTCATCCTGCTGCTGCTTGAACTGACTACCCTGGACATGGATCTGGCCAAGTATTTTTACGATCCCGCCGCCGGCGACTTCATCGGCAGCCACAGTTACTTCCTGGAAAACATCCTGCATGACCGTGCCAAGCAGCTGGTCATCGTCTTTTCGGTGCTGGCCATTGTCGGCTTCATCGGCGCCTTCTTCGTCCGGCGTCTCAGGCCGTTCAAGCGCGAGCTGGGCTGCCTGGTGCTGTCGCTGGGCCTGGCCACCGCGTTCGTCACCCCGGTCAAGGCGGTCACCGCCGTGCAATGTCCGTGGAGCCTGAAAGAGTTCGGCGGCAAGGAAACCTACAGCGAACTGCTCAGCCCTCGGCCAGCGACCAACAAGCCCGGTCGCTGCTGGCCAGGCGGCCATGCCGCCACCGGTTTCACCCTGTTCGCGCTGTTTTTTGTCCTGCGTGATCGCCGCCCGCGCCTGGCGCGCAAGGCGCTGGTGTTCGCCTTTGCCCTCGGCACGGTGTTCTCGGTCGGCCGCATGCTGCAGGGCGCGCACTTCTTCTCCCACAACGTCTGGACCGCGATCTTCTGTTGGCTGATCTGCCTGGGGGCCTACTACTTCATTCTCTATCGACCGGCGGGCAAGGCTGAGCCGGTGATGGAGACGGAAGCGGTCAAGGCCTGA
- a CDS encoding FxsA family protein, with protein sequence MRPFLLLFLLFPVLELFVFVKVSGAIGFFPALLLIILGSMLGVLVLRVAGLATALRARESLNRGELPAQTMLEGLMLALAGGLLILPGFISDVFGLFMLLPITRRLLANKMRQRAEEQAIRQRAFADDMQAARGGPAPQRPLGREPNVIEGEFEHRDS encoded by the coding sequence ATGCGCCCTTTTCTGTTGCTCTTTCTGCTGTTCCCGGTGCTAGAGCTGTTCGTATTCGTCAAAGTCAGCGGTGCGATCGGGTTTTTCCCGGCCTTGCTGCTGATCATCCTGGGTTCGATGCTGGGTGTGCTGGTCCTGCGCGTCGCGGGGCTGGCCACGGCATTGCGTGCCCGTGAAAGCCTGAACCGCGGCGAACTGCCGGCCCAGACCATGCTCGAAGGCCTGATGCTGGCCCTGGCGGGCGGCCTGTTGATCCTGCCTGGCTTCATCAGTGACGTATTCGGCCTGTTCATGCTGTTGCCGATCACCCGTCGCCTGCTGGCCAACAAGATGCGCCAGCGTGCCGAAGAACAGGCCATTCGTCAGCGCGCCTTTGCCGACGACATGCAGGCCGCCCGTGGCGGACCCGCGCCGCAGCGCCCTCTGGGGCGTGAGCCGAATGTGATCGAAGGCGAGTTCGAGCACCGCGATTCCTGA
- a CDS encoding lipopolysaccharide kinase InaA family protein, which produces MAVECAREMEVAAADRFDYFWSQQGEWVEEPNQRRGGESGVQRLPGTDGRVLYAKRQIGHIYRSWLHPFGRPTVLREQDALKGLSQLNVKVPHLVFCGAQRDSQGQWRALLVTEALDGFVEIDHWYAAGERERHGEALHESVLKELAAALARMHRGRWQHGCLYSKHVFVRVMGEGAAAKVDIALLDFEKCRQRLTAKRAAAHDMKQLRRHSSWSATDWDKLYYFYRTAFGSAIKGL; this is translated from the coding sequence ATGGCTGTTGAATGTGCACGGGAAATGGAAGTCGCTGCTGCAGACCGTTTCGATTACTTCTGGAGTCAGCAGGGGGAGTGGGTCGAAGAGCCCAATCAACGTCGAGGCGGGGAAAGTGGCGTCCAACGTCTTCCGGGCACTGACGGGCGTGTGCTGTATGCCAAGCGCCAGATCGGTCATATCTATCGCAGCTGGTTGCACCCCTTCGGCCGCCCCACTGTGTTGCGCGAGCAGGATGCGCTCAAGGGCCTGAGCCAGCTCAATGTGAAGGTGCCGCACCTGGTGTTCTGTGGGGCGCAGCGTGATTCCCAGGGCCAGTGGCGTGCCTTGCTGGTGACCGAGGCGCTGGACGGCTTCGTGGAAATCGACCACTGGTACGCCGCTGGCGAGCGCGAGCGCCACGGCGAGGCACTGCACGAGTCTGTACTCAAGGAATTGGCGGCCGCGCTGGCGCGCATGCACCGGGGCCGCTGGCAGCATGGCTGTCTGTATAGCAAGCATGTGTTCGTACGGGTCATGGGTGAAGGCGCAGCGGCGAAGGTGGATATCGCGCTGCTGGATTTCGAGAAATGCCGCCAGCGCCTGACCGCTAAACGGGCTGCCGCCCATGACATGAAACAATTGCGTCGCCACTCGTCGTGGAGTGCCACGGACTGGGACAAACTCTACTATTTTTATAGGACGGCGTTTGGCAGCGCTATCAAAGGCTTATAG
- a CDS encoding multidrug efflux RND transporter permease subunit: MAFTDPFIRRPVLATVVSLLIVLLGFQAWSKLPLRQYPQMENALITVTTAYPGANAETIQGYITQPMQQSLASAEGIDYMTSVSRQNFSVISVYARIGANSDRLFTELLAKANEVKNKLPQDAEDPVLSKEAADASALMYISFFSQELSNPQITDYLSRVIQPKLATLPGMAEAEILGNQVFAMRLWLDPVKLAGYGLSASDVTSAVRRYNFLSAAGEVKGEYVVTSINASTELKSAEAFAAIPLRTEGDSRVLLSDVARVEMGAENYNAISSFGGIPSVYIGIKATPNANPLDVIKEVRKIMPELEAQLPPNLKSEIAYDATLFIQASINEVVKTLFEAVLIVIVVVFLFLGALRSVVIPVVTIPLSMIGVMFFMQLMGYSINLLTLLAMVLAIGLVVDDAIVVVENIHRHIEEGKTPLDAALEGAREIAMPVVSMTITLAAVYAPIGFLQGLTGALFKEFALTLAGAVVISGIVALTLSPMMCALLLRHDENPSGLAHRLDLIFESLKRRYQSLLHGTLNTRPVVLVFALIVLCLIPVLLMFTKSELAPDEDQGIIFMMATAPQPANLDYLNAYTDEFLEIFKTFPEYYSSFQINGFNGVQSGIGGFLLKPWNERKRTQMQILPEVQARLAGIAGLQVFGFNLPSLPGTGEGLPFAFIINSPNDYESLLELSDRVKKRAMESGKFAFVDIDLAFDKPEVVVDIDRAKAAQMGVSMLDLGGTLATLLGEAEINRFTIEGRSYKVIAQVERPYRDNPEWLNNYYVKNAKGEALPLSTLISVHDRARPRQLNQFQQLNAATISGFPVVSMGEAIDTVRQIAEEEAPPGYAFDYAGTSRQFVQEGHALWVTFGLALAIIFLVLAAQFESFRDPVVILVTVPLSICGALIPLFLGWSSMNIYTQVGLVTLIGLISKHGILIVEFANQLRKDQGLTPREAVEAAAAIRLRPVLMTTAAMVFGMVPLILATGAGAVSRFDIGTVIATGMSIGTLFTLFVLPCIYTLLARPDK; encoded by the coding sequence ATGGCTTTTACCGATCCGTTCATCCGTCGTCCGGTCCTGGCCACCGTGGTCAGCCTGCTGATCGTGCTGCTGGGCTTCCAGGCCTGGAGCAAGCTGCCGCTGCGCCAGTACCCGCAGATGGAAAACGCCCTGATCACGGTGACCACCGCCTACCCCGGGGCCAACGCCGAGACCATCCAGGGCTATATCACCCAGCCGATGCAGCAGAGCCTGGCCAGTGCCGAGGGCATCGACTACATGACCTCGGTCAGCCGCCAGAACTTCTCGGTGATCTCGGTCTACGCCCGTATCGGCGCCAACAGCGACCGCCTGTTCACCGAGCTGCTGGCCAAGGCCAACGAGGTGAAAAACAAGCTGCCCCAGGACGCCGAGGACCCGGTGCTGAGCAAGGAAGCCGCCGACGCCTCGGCGCTGATGTACATCAGCTTCTTCAGCCAGGAGCTGAGCAACCCGCAGATCACCGACTACCTGTCGCGGGTGATCCAGCCGAAGCTGGCGACCCTGCCGGGCATGGCCGAGGCCGAGATCCTCGGCAACCAGGTGTTCGCCATGCGCCTGTGGCTGGACCCGGTCAAGCTCGCCGGCTACGGCCTGAGCGCCAGCGACGTGACCAGCGCGGTGCGTCGCTACAACTTCCTGTCCGCGGCCGGCGAGGTCAAGGGCGAGTACGTGGTCACCAGCATCAACGCCAGCACCGAACTGAAATCCGCCGAAGCCTTCGCCGCCATTCCCCTGCGGACCGAGGGCGACAGCCGGGTACTGCTCAGCGACGTGGCACGGGTCGAGATGGGTGCGGAGAACTACAACGCCATCAGCTCCTTTGGCGGCATCCCTTCGGTCTATATCGGCATCAAGGCGACCCCCAACGCCAACCCGCTGGACGTGATCAAGGAAGTGCGCAAGATCATGCCGGAGCTGGAAGCCCAACTGCCGCCCAACCTCAAGTCCGAGATCGCCTACGACGCCACGCTGTTCATCCAGGCCTCGATCAACGAGGTGGTGAAGACCCTGTTCGAAGCCGTGCTGATCGTGATCGTGGTGGTGTTCCTGTTCCTCGGCGCACTGCGTTCGGTGGTGATCCCGGTGGTGACCATTCCGCTGTCGATGATCGGCGTGATGTTCTTCATGCAGTTGATGGGCTACTCGATCAACCTGCTGACCCTGCTGGCGATGGTGCTGGCCATCGGCCTGGTGGTGGACGACGCGATCGTGGTGGTGGAAAACATCCATCGCCATATCGAGGAAGGCAAGACGCCGCTGGACGCGGCCCTCGAAGGCGCCCGGGAAATCGCCATGCCGGTGGTATCGATGACCATCACCCTGGCGGCGGTCTACGCCCCCATCGGCTTCCTGCAGGGGCTCACCGGGGCGCTGTTCAAGGAGTTCGCCCTGACCCTGGCCGGCGCGGTGGTGATTTCCGGCATCGTCGCCCTGACCCTGTCGCCGATGATGTGCGCCCTGCTGCTGCGCCACGATGAAAACCCCAGCGGCCTGGCCCACCGCCTCGACCTGATTTTCGAGAGCCTCAAGCGCCGCTACCAGAGCCTGCTGCATGGCACCCTCAACACCCGGCCGGTGGTGCTGGTGTTCGCCCTGATCGTGCTGTGCCTGATCCCGGTCCTGCTCATGTTTACCAAGTCGGAACTGGCCCCGGACGAGGACCAGGGCATCATTTTCATGATGGCCACCGCTCCCCAGCCGGCCAACCTGGATTACCTCAACGCCTATACCGACGAGTTCCTGGAGATCTTCAAGACGTTCCCCGAGTACTACTCCTCGTTCCAGATCAACGGCTTCAACGGTGTGCAATCGGGTATCGGCGGTTTCCTGCTCAAACCCTGGAACGAGCGCAAGCGCACGCAGATGCAGATCCTGCCAGAAGTCCAGGCCCGGCTCGCGGGCATCGCCGGGCTGCAGGTCTTCGGTTTCAACCTGCCGTCCCTGCCGGGCACCGGCGAAGGGCTGCCGTTCGCCTTCATCATCAACAGCCCCAACGATTACGAGTCGTTGCTGGAGCTCTCCGACCGGGTGAAGAAGCGCGCCATGGAGTCGGGCAAGTTCGCCTTCGTCGACATCGACCTGGCCTTCGACAAGCCGGAAGTGGTGGTCGACATCGACCGCGCCAAGGCGGCGCAGATGGGCGTGTCGATGCTGGACCTGGGCGGGACCCTGGCCACCTTGCTCGGCGAGGCGGAAATCAACCGCTTCACCATCGAGGGACGCAGCTACAAGGTCATCGCCCAGGTCGAACGGCCTTATCGCGACAACCCCGAATGGCTGAACAACTACTACGTGAAAAACGCCAAGGGCGAGGCGCTGCCGCTGTCGACCCTGATCAGCGTCCACGATCGGGCCCGCCCGCGACAGCTCAACCAGTTCCAGCAACTCAACGCCGCCACCATTTCCGGGTTCCCGGTGGTCAGCATGGGTGAAGCGATAGATACCGTGCGCCAGATCGCCGAGGAAGAAGCCCCGCCGGGCTACGCCTTCGACTATGCCGGGACCTCACGACAGTTCGTCCAGGAAGGCCACGCGCTGTGGGTGACCTTTGGCCTGGCGCTGGCGATCATTTTCCTGGTGCTGGCTGCGCAGTTCGAGAGTTTCCGCGATCCGGTGGTGATCCTGGTGACGGTGCCGCTGTCGATCTGCGGGGCCTTGATTCCACTGTTTCTCGGCTGGTCGAGCATGAACATCTATACCCAGGTCGGGCTGGTGACCCTGATCGGCCTGATCAGCAAGCACGGAATCCTGATCGTCGAGTTCGCCAACCAGCTGCGCAAGGACCAGGGACTGACGCCCCGCGAGGCCGTGGAAGCCGCCGCGGCCATTCGCCTGCGGCCGGTATTGATGACCACCGCGGCGATGGTCTTCGGCATGGTGCCGCTGATCCTGGCCACGGGTGCCGGCGCGGTCAGCCGGTTCGACATCGGCACGGTAATCGCCACGGGGATGTCGATCGGCACCCTGTTCACCCTGTTCGTGCTGCCCTGCATCTACACCCTGCTGGCCAGGCCGGACAAGTGA
- the colR gene encoding two-component system response regulator ColR, translated as MRILLVEDNRDILANLADYLGLKGYTVDCAQDGLSGLHLAATEHYDLIVLDIMLPGIDGYTLCKRLREDARRDTPVIMLTARDQLDDRLQGFKSGADDYLVKPFALSELAARIEAVMRRVQGGGRRALQVGDLSYDLDTLEVTREGRLLKLNPVGLKLLAVLMQKSPHVLRREILEEALWGDDCPDSDSLRSHVHQLRQVIDKPFGKPLLHTVHGVGYRLAEGRDGV; from the coding sequence ATGCGAATTCTACTGGTTGAAGACAACCGCGATATTCTGGCCAACCTGGCCGACTACCTGGGGCTTAAAGGCTACACCGTGGACTGTGCCCAGGACGGTCTGTCGGGCCTGCACCTGGCTGCCACCGAACATTACGACCTGATCGTGCTCGACATCATGTTGCCGGGTATCGATGGCTACACCCTGTGCAAACGCCTGCGTGAAGATGCCCGCCGCGATACGCCGGTGATCATGCTCACTGCCCGCGATCAACTGGACGATCGCCTGCAGGGCTTCAAGTCCGGGGCCGACGATTACCTGGTCAAGCCTTTTGCCTTGTCCGAGCTCGCCGCGCGTATCGAGGCGGTCATGCGTCGTGTCCAGGGCGGCGGGCGCCGGGCCTTGCAGGTCGGCGACCTGAGTTATGACCTCGATACCCTGGAGGTCACTCGCGAAGGGCGCCTGCTCAAGCTCAACCCGGTCGGGCTCAAGTTGCTGGCGGTGCTGATGCAGAAGAGCCCGCATGTGCTGCGCCGTGAAATCCTCGAAGAAGCGCTGTGGGGCGACGATTGCCCGGACAGCGACAGCCTGCGCAGCCACGTCCACCAATTGCGCCAGGTGATCGACAAGCCATTCGGCAAACCGTTGTTGCATACCGTGCACGGTGTCGGTTACCGCCTGGCCGAGGGTCGTGATGGAGTTTAA
- a CDS encoding class I SAM-dependent methyltransferase gives MATPIKLEFSEKYDEQHAQEYLLKHQDGVARRMSHKRDEQLARAALAMAGEPGLVLDLPCGAGRFWPLLAEKPNRVIIGADNSEAMLKIATVAQPADVVKRVQPLQTSAFDINLPDNAVDSIFCMRLLHHIGESSHRLALLREFQRVTRDSVIVSLWVDGNFKAWKRKRMEVRRKEESGQEGYQNRFVLPAATVEEEFKQAGFRVQDHLDFFPLYAMWRVYVLRKR, from the coding sequence ATGGCGACCCCGATCAAGTTGGAATTTTCCGAGAAGTACGACGAACAACATGCTCAGGAGTATCTGCTCAAACATCAGGATGGCGTAGCTCGCCGGATGTCCCACAAGCGTGACGAGCAGTTGGCGCGCGCTGCCCTGGCCATGGCCGGAGAGCCGGGGCTGGTGCTTGACCTGCCGTGCGGTGCGGGGCGTTTCTGGCCGTTGCTGGCGGAGAAGCCCAACCGGGTGATCATCGGTGCGGACAACTCCGAGGCGATGTTGAAGATCGCCACGGTGGCGCAACCGGCCGACGTGGTGAAACGGGTACAACCCTTGCAGACGTCTGCCTTCGACATCAACTTGCCGGACAACGCCGTCGACAGCATTTTCTGCATGCGGCTGCTGCATCACATCGGCGAGTCGTCCCATCGCCTGGCTCTGCTCCGGGAGTTCCAGCGGGTTACCCGGGACAGTGTGATCGTTTCACTGTGGGTCGATGGCAACTTCAAGGCCTGGAAACGCAAGCGCATGGAAGTTCGGCGCAAGGAGGAATCCGGGCAGGAAGGTTACCAGAACCGTTTTGTGTTACCGGCTGCCACGGTTGAAGAAGAATTCAAGCAGGCCGGGTTTCGTGTTCAGGATCATCTGGACTTTTTTCCGCTCTACGCCATGTGGCGAGTCTACGTATTACGTAAGAGGTAA
- a CDS encoding co-chaperone GroES, with amino-acid sequence MKLRPLHDRVVIRRSEEESKTAGGIVLPGSAAEKPNRGEIVAVGTGRILDNGEVRALAVKVGDKVVFGPYSGSNTVKVDGEDLLVMAENEILAVVEG; translated from the coding sequence ATGAAGCTTCGTCCTCTGCATGACCGCGTCGTCATCCGTCGCAGCGAAGAAGAATCGAAAACCGCTGGCGGTATCGTTCTGCCAGGTTCGGCCGCTGAAAAACCTAACCGTGGCGAAATCGTCGCTGTAGGTACCGGTCGTATCCTCGACAACGGTGAAGTACGTGCGCTGGCCGTGAAAGTGGGTGACAAGGTTGTGTTCGGCCCTTACTCCGGCAGCAACACTGTGAAAGTAGACGGCGAAGACCTGCTGGTAATGGCTGAGAACGAAATTCTCGCCGTTGTCGAAGGCTGA